One window of Anaerolineales bacterium genomic DNA carries:
- a CDS encoding pyridoxal phosphate-dependent aminotransferase: protein MQEIGAVQRLSKRVAGLKPSGIRKFFDIAATMKDVISLGIGEPDFTTPKPILEAGIRSLQNGETHYTSNSGKMELRQGISDNLKKLYNVKYDPTHEIIATVGVSEALYLTFTAILEPGDEVIVPTPCFVSYQAEVILAGGVPVEIPARLENNFTVDPDDIRKAITPHTKVIFVGYPSNPTGAVAPRDVMLEIGRIAEEHDLLVVSDEIYDRLVYDFEHVCFPALSDSLRERTVLLGGFSKGYAMTGWRIGYACGPSDIIKGLVRIHQYSIMSAPTTAQDAAIEALKTGEPYVKEMIDEYDRRRRLLVKGLNRLGLSTFEPKGAFYAFPNIQASGMDDETFAEKLLREESVAVVPGNAFGPGGDGFVRMCYATSYEKIEEALRRMEKFMSRYG from the coding sequence ATGCAGGAAATCGGCGCAGTACAAAGACTCTCGAAGCGTGTGGCTGGACTGAAGCCCAGCGGCATTCGAAAATTTTTCGATATTGCGGCAACGATGAAGGATGTGATCTCGCTCGGCATCGGCGAACCGGATTTCACCACGCCGAAACCTATCCTCGAGGCGGGCATTCGTTCGCTTCAGAACGGCGAGACGCATTACACGTCGAACTCGGGCAAAATGGAACTACGCCAGGGGATCTCGGATAATTTGAAAAAACTGTACAACGTGAAATACGATCCAACCCACGAGATCATCGCGACCGTCGGGGTTTCAGAGGCGTTGTATCTCACGTTCACCGCCATCCTCGAACCCGGCGACGAGGTCATCGTCCCCACACCGTGTTTTGTTTCCTATCAAGCCGAGGTCATTTTGGCGGGCGGTGTTCCGGTCGAAATTCCCGCCAGGCTTGAAAATAATTTTACCGTTGACCCCGATGACATCCGCAAAGCCATCACGCCGCACACAAAGGTCATCTTTGTCGGTTATCCATCGAACCCCACCGGCGCGGTTGCGCCGCGCGATGTTATGCTCGAGATCGGCCGCATTGCGGAGGAGCACGACCTGCTCGTCGTATCGGATGAGATCTATGACCGTCTCGTCTATGACTTCGAGCATGTCTGCTTCCCTGCCTTGAGCGACAGCCTGAGAGAGCGCACGGTTTTACTCGGCGGCTTCTCAAAGGGTTATGCGATGACGGGTTGGCGCATCGGCTATGCCTGCGGTCCTTCGGACATCATCAAAGGCCTCGTGCGCATCCATCAATACTCCATCATGTCCGCGCCGACCACCGCGCAGGATGCCGCCATCGAAGCCTTGAAGACGGGCGAGCCCTATGTGAAGGAAATGATCGATGAATACGACCGTCGCCGCCGTTTGCTGGTCAAAGGATTGAACCGCCTCGGTCTGTCGACCTTTGAACCGAAGGGTGCCTTCTATGCCTTTCCCAACATCCAGGCCTCCGGCATGGACGACGAAACCTTCGCCGAAAAACTGCTGCGTGAAGAATCTGTGGCGGTCGTGCCTGGCAATGCCTTTGGACCGGGCGGCGATGGCTTCGTGCGGATGTGTTACGCCACTTCGTATGAAAAAATCGAAGAAGCCCTTCGCCGCATGGAAAAGTTCATGAGCAGGTACGGGTGA
- a CDS encoding nucleotidyltransferase translates to MTHKTIKIVIPMAGWGTRMRPHTWSKPKPLISVAGKTSLEHVLDMFKTLPDPDNAEFVFIVGPYLGELQVPAFIKENYPNLKAHYIVQHEMKGQSHALWLSREHLTGPMIMCFSDTLMETDFSFLNKEEADGVAWVMPVEDPRRFGVAEEGADGWVKRFIEKPQSLDNNLVVVVGCYYFKSAERLLSAIDDQMKRGVMLKNEYFLTDAISILIEGGAKVRTQKINTWLDTGTIDATLDTNKILLEKLGSQVGKFGESNVEIVEPVAIHASAKISNSKIGPFASIGANCRIENAQVSDSIIEADCEIRDAALKRSLIGRQAKVKGRGDGHVMKLNVGDTSSVEL, encoded by the coding sequence ATGACTCATAAAACAATCAAGATCGTCATCCCCATGGCAGGCTGGGGAACTCGTATGCGCCCGCACACCTGGAGCAAGCCAAAACCACTGATCAGCGTGGCTGGAAAGACCTCGCTCGAGCATGTGTTGGATATGTTCAAAACTTTGCCAGATCCAGACAATGCCGAGTTTGTTTTCATCGTCGGACCGTATCTCGGCGAGTTGCAAGTCCCCGCTTTTATTAAGGAGAATTATCCGAATCTCAAAGCGCATTATATCGTCCAGCATGAAATGAAGGGACAGTCGCATGCGCTGTGGCTTTCACGAGAGCATCTGACGGGACCCATGATCATGTGTTTTTCAGACACGCTCATGGAGACGGATTTCTCCTTCCTTAACAAGGAGGAAGCAGATGGCGTCGCCTGGGTAATGCCGGTGGAAGACCCGCGCCGCTTTGGGGTGGCGGAAGAAGGTGCAGACGGCTGGGTGAAGCGCTTCATTGAAAAGCCGCAAAGCCTGGACAATAACCTGGTGGTGGTGGTTGGGTGTTATTACTTTAAAAGCGCCGAGCGCCTGCTCTCTGCCATCGACGACCAGATGAAGCGCGGCGTGATGCTGAAGAACGAGTATTTCCTGACCGATGCCATCTCGATCTTAATCGAAGGCGGTGCAAAGGTCCGCACCCAGAAGATCAACACCTGGCTGGATACGGGCACCATCGATGCGACGCTGGATACAAACAAGATTTTGCTGGAGAAGCTTGGTTCGCAGGTTGGCAAGTTTGGAGAGTCGAATGTTGAGATCGTCGAGCCGGTTGCAATTCATGCCAGCGCCAAGATCAGCAACTCAAAGATCGGTCCGTTCGCTTCGATCGGCGCGAATTGCAGAATCGAGAATGCCCAGGTTTCAGATTCCATCATCGAAGCGGATTGCGAGATAAGGGATGCGGCGTTGAAACGCTCCCTGATCGGCAGGCAGGCCAAAGTTAAGGGACGAGGCGATGGTCACGTCATGAAATTAAACGTAGGGGATACGAGTTCAGTCGAGTTGTGA
- a CDS encoding NUDIX domain-containing protein has protein sequence MFYRFLYLGFKIYCFIFRPIRMGVRVAMIEGDKAWLVRHTYLPGWFLPGGGLKKWETLDQAARREAREETGAELGKISLVGVFTSYVQWKTDHTAVFVCRDFKFVGKSDAEIAEIRAFPIDELPDNMYYLHRNLLTKYGNGSISSNVGEW, from the coding sequence ATGTTCTATCGCTTTTTATATCTTGGATTTAAAATCTATTGCTTCATTTTTCGTCCCATCCGCATGGGAGTGCGGGTGGCGATGATCGAAGGCGATAAGGCATGGTTGGTACGTCATACCTATTTACCCGGGTGGTTCCTGCCCGGCGGCGGACTCAAAAAATGGGAGACGCTGGATCAGGCGGCCCGGCGTGAAGCCCGTGAAGAGACCGGCGCAGAGTTGGGCAAAATCTCACTTGTGGGTGTGTTCACCAGTTATGTTCAATGGAAGACCGATCACACAGCGGTGTTTGTTTGCAGGGATTTCAAGTTCGTTGGCAAGTCGGATGCCGAGATAGCAGAGATACGAGCCTTCCCCATAGATGAACTGCCAGATAACATGTATTACCTGCATCGAAATCTTTTGACAAAGTATGGCAATGGTAGCATCAGTTCGAACGTTGGAGAGTGGTAG
- a CDS encoding aldo/keto reductase has translation MQYVNLGKTGLKVSRLCLGMMTYGSKTWRDWVLDEEQTKPFVKKALDAGINFFDTADVYSLGESERITGNVLRHFGVKRQNLVIATKVHGQLSDDINDRGLSRKHIMDAIDNSLKRLQMDYVDLYQIHRWDYNTPIEETMEALSDVVRAGKARYIGASSMFAWQFMKAQHVAEMNGWTKFVSMQNHYNLVYREEEREMIPLCIDSGVGLIPWSPMARGFFAGDRKRGGGGGTARSQNDPFANQLYFREEDFKVAERVQEIAREHGVSGSQIALAWVLSKAYIAAPIIGSSKEAQLDEAIAALDIKLSDEEVKRLEEFYQPHPVLGHS, from the coding sequence ATGCAATACGTAAACCTCGGCAAAACTGGATTAAAAGTATCACGTCTGTGCCTCGGCATGATGACCTATGGCTCGAAGACATGGCGCGATTGGGTATTAGATGAAGAGCAAACAAAGCCTTTCGTAAAGAAGGCGCTGGATGCAGGTATCAACTTTTTTGATACAGCCGATGTGTATTCGTTGGGAGAGAGCGAACGCATCACGGGCAATGTCCTGCGTCACTTTGGGGTAAAGCGGCAGAACCTCGTCATTGCCACCAAAGTGCATGGACAGTTAAGTGACGACATCAACGACCGTGGACTCTCACGTAAGCACATCATGGACGCCATTGATAACTCGCTCAAGCGCCTGCAAATGGATTACGTGGACTTGTACCAGATCCACCGCTGGGACTACAACACCCCCATTGAAGAGACGATGGAAGCCTTGAGTGATGTCGTCCGCGCGGGGAAGGCGAGATATATCGGAGCTTCTTCCATGTTTGCGTGGCAGTTCATGAAGGCGCAGCATGTGGCAGAGATGAACGGCTGGACGAAGTTCGTCTCGATGCAGAATCACTACAACCTCGTTTACCGTGAGGAAGAGCGGGAGATGATTCCGTTATGCATTGACTCAGGTGTGGGATTGATTCCGTGGAGCCCGATGGCACGCGGATTCTTTGCCGGTGACCGCAAGCGCGGCGGAGGAGGGGGAACAGCTCGCTCGCAAAATGACCCATTTGCGAATCAACTTTACTTCCGCGAGGAGGATTTCAAGGTGGCGGAACGTGTGCAGGAGATCGCCAGAGAACACGGCGTGAGCGGGTCACAGATCGCGTTGGCTTGGGTGTTGTCCAAGGCTTATATCGCCGCACCCATTATCGGGTCCAGCAAGGAGGCGCAATTGGATGAAGCCATTGCGGCATTGGATATCAAACTATCCGATGAGGAAGTCAAACGCCTTGAGGAGTTTTATCAACCACATCCAGTGCTAGGACACTCTTAA
- a CDS encoding transposase produces MTFNSIHDATHLYFVTASVVEWIPLFKYPKYTEIVLNSLSWMQEQKRLLLFAFVIMPTHVHLLIKPEQQSIGEIIQQFGSFTAHEILKKVREDERTDWLKIFIQEKRDPRHKHSIWQDIQAKNIFSTAVLEQKMEYIHQNPVAKDWKLAANRADYAYSSAGYYDYRRKPIIEITDINEWLASTPPPRTAEGA; encoded by the coding sequence ATGACTTTCAACTCCATTCACGACGCAACGCATCTTTATTTTGTTACCGCCTCCGTTGTTGAATGGATTCCATTGTTCAAATATCCAAAATACACCGAAATCGTCCTGAACTCGCTTTCATGGATGCAGGAACAGAAAAGGTTACTACTCTTTGCATTCGTAATCATGCCAACCCATGTGCATTTGCTCATCAAGCCAGAACAACAAAGTATTGGTGAAATAATTCAACAATTTGGGTCATTTACTGCACATGAAATTCTCAAGAAGGTACGCGAAGATGAAAGAACTGACTGGCTAAAAATTTTTATACAAGAAAAGCGCGACCCACGTCACAAACATAGTATCTGGCAGGATATTCAAGCAAAAAACATTTTTTCAACAGCGGTTCTGGAACAGAAAATGGAATACATTCACCAGAATCCCGTTGCAAAAGATTGGAAATTGGCAGCAAATAGAGCGGATTATGCCTATTCAAGCGCGGGGTATTATGATTATCGGCGAAAACCAATCATTGAAATTACTGATATAAACGAGTGGTTGGCTTCGACACCTCCGCCGAGGACGGCGGAGGGAGCATAA
- a CDS encoding UvrD-helicase domain-containing protein: MNLDFINKLNPQQRSAVTAADGPVMIVAGPGSGKTRVLTQRIAYLIANEGVRPWQILAVTFTNKAAKEMETRVKSLLNEQATEGMMLGTFHSICARILRREAEHLPIESNFVIFDSDDQQSLVKAIIRDMNLNEKLYRANSVHASISRAKNELILPDDYPINTYRDEVVKRVYTEYQKRLIASNAVDFDDILVYATQLLENNPTVREKYAQRFRHVLVDEFQDTNLAQYALVKHLASYHNNIFCVGDPDQSIYAWRGADYRNIRRFEQDYPTAQVILLEQNYRSHQNILDVAMGVIDRAKNRRKKRLFSDRGAGEKIFFYEARDDYGEASFVVDTIAQLVASGEFEPKDCAVMYRTNAMSRLIEEAFLQARLPYKLVGAQRFYGRREVKDVIAFIRLAHNPADEAALSRVINVPPRGIGDKTLTTLHLVARQNDTNAGFVLLNLAHGAESNFYKSFTGRAALPLADFGGMLANWHSLSKTATVAELFDRIVRDINYKEYIVEDDSEESADRWENVQELKRLALEYDTRTIDDFLENVALIADQDTLTDANAPTLLTLHAAKGLEYKAVFIVGLDDGIIPHSRSFDEVEQMEEERRLFYVGITRAKDRLYLLRAIQRGGRGMAEETFPSRFMDDVPSDLIVGRTRTGRSMRGAPSDIKWSLPTPPTSAPVTQALYKAGTRVRHAMWGDGIVLDSRMQDGDEIIDVVFESVGIKRLAASLANLKII, from the coding sequence ATGAATCTGGATTTCATCAACAAACTCAACCCGCAGCAGCGCAGCGCGGTCACAGCGGCGGATGGGCCCGTGATGATCGTTGCAGGTCCCGGGTCTGGTAAGACGCGGGTGCTGACTCAACGTATCGCCTATCTCATCGCCAATGAAGGCGTCCGCCCGTGGCAGATTCTCGCCGTAACTTTTACGAACAAAGCTGCCAAGGAGATGGAGACTCGCGTCAAGTCGTTATTGAATGAACAGGCGACCGAAGGCATGATGCTCGGCACGTTCCATTCGATATGCGCGCGAATTCTGCGGCGCGAAGCCGAACACCTGCCTATTGAATCGAACTTTGTTATTTTTGATTCGGACGATCAGCAAAGCCTTGTCAAAGCCATCATCCGCGATATGAATTTAAATGAGAAGTTGTACCGCGCCAACAGCGTGCATGCTTCGATCTCACGCGCCAAGAACGAGTTGATCCTGCCGGATGATTACCCCATCAATACGTACCGTGATGAAGTGGTGAAGCGCGTCTACACCGAATATCAAAAACGCCTCATCGCCAGCAACGCCGTGGACTTTGACGATATCTTGGTTTATGCGACTCAGTTACTAGAGAATAACCCAACCGTGCGCGAGAAATATGCCCAGCGTTTTCGGCATGTATTGGTGGACGAGTTCCAAGATACCAACCTCGCGCAGTATGCGTTAGTGAAGCATCTCGCTTCATATCATAACAATATTTTTTGCGTGGGCGATCCCGATCAATCGATCTACGCCTGGCGCGGCGCGGACTATCGCAACATCCGCCGCTTTGAGCAGGATTACCCCACCGCGCAGGTAATTCTGCTGGAGCAGAATTATCGCTCGCATCAAAACATCCTCGACGTAGCCATGGGCGTGATCGACCGCGCCAAGAACCGCAGAAAGAAACGCCTGTTCAGTGACCGCGGCGCGGGCGAGAAGATTTTCTTCTACGAAGCGCGTGATGATTACGGCGAGGCTTCCTTCGTCGTGGACACCATCGCGCAACTGGTCGCTTCGGGTGAGTTCGAACCGAAAGATTGTGCTGTGATGTATCGCACCAACGCCATGTCCCGCCTGATCGAAGAAGCCTTCTTGCAGGCTCGCCTTCCTTATAAATTGGTTGGTGCGCAACGCTTTTATGGTCGCCGTGAAGTGAAGGACGTCATCGCCTTCATTCGCCTCGCCCACAACCCCGCCGACGAAGCCGCCCTCAGCCGCGTCATCAACGTCCCGCCGCGCGGCATCGGTGACAAGACTCTCACCACCTTACATTTAGTAGCAAGACAGAACGACACCAACGCCGGATTTGTTTTGCTCAACCTTGCCCACGGCGCCGAGTCGAATTTCTATAAATCCTTTACGGGTCGGGCTGCTTTACCGCTTGCAGATTTCGGCGGCATGTTAGCCAACTGGCACTCGCTTTCCAAAACCGCTACCGTTGCCGAACTCTTTGACCGCATCGTGCGCGACATCAATTACAAAGAATACATCGTCGAAGATGATTCAGAAGAAAGTGCCGACCGTTGGGAGAACGTGCAAGAACTCAAGCGTCTCGCGCTCGAATACGACACCCGCACCATCGATGACTTCCTTGAAAACGTGGCGCTCATCGCCGACCAGGACACCCTCACCGACGCCAACGCCCCCACCCTGCTCACCCTTCACGCCGCCAAGGGTCTTGAATACAAAGCCGTCTTCATCGTCGGTCTTGACGATGGCATCATTCCGCACAGCCGTTCCTTCGACGAAGTGGAACAAATGGAAGAAGAACGCCGCCTCTTTTACGTCGGCATCACGCGCGCCAAAGATCGCCTCTATCTCCTGCGCGCCATTCAACGCGGCGGGCGCGGCATGGCGGAAGAAACCTTCCCCTCGCGTTTCATGGATGACGTGCCTTCAGATCTGATCGTGGGCCGCACACGCACTGGACGTTCGATGCGCGGCGCTCCCTCCGACATCAAATGGTCGCTTCCCACCCCGCCGACATCTGCTCCTGTCACTCAAGCCTTATACAAAGCCGGGACTCGTGTCCGCCACGCCATGTGGGGTGACGGCATTGTCCTTGATTCCAGAATGCAAGACGGCGACGAGATCATTGACGTGGTCTTTGAGTCGGTTGGTATTAAGAGACTAGCGGCGAGCCTTGCAAACCTAAAAATCATATAA